The following is a genomic window from Deinococcus sp. LM3.
CCGTCACGCGGCCCGAGCGCTGACGGCTGCGTCCAGAGTTCACGGCCAATATGCACTGCCGTCTGTTTCGTTCACCACCCGCAAGAACGCCGGGTGGTCAACTCCACGCTCTGAACCCGCCCGTCTTCCACTCGCGCCGTCCGGATTGAATGGATTCTGCGAACCATTCACCGGACGGCGCCGCACCAGAACCACCGGGAGGTCCACCATGCAAACCAGTGATCTGTTCAGAAGTGCCGCGACCGGTCTGATCGCTCTGACCCTCGGCGGCGGCGCGTCGGCTGTCGAGGGGCGGAGCGGCGACACCGTCACTGTGGCCCGGTCCGAGACCATTCAGGACGACCTGTACGTGGCCGGGAACGACGTGCGGATCGACGGCACCGTCAACGGCGACCTGTTCGTCAGTGGCCGCACCGTCACCATCACCGGCGAGGTGCGCGGCAACGTGTCTGGTGCCGGCGAGACGCTGAGCCTGTCGGGCAGGGTGTCGCAGTCGGCGCGCTTCGCGGGTTCGACCGTCCGTATTCGGGAGGGCGCCAGGATCGGGCGGGACCTGCTCGCTGCCGGCTCCGAGGTCGTGACGGCTCCGGGGGCCGTGATCGGACGGGACGTGGCCGTGGGCGCCTCGCAGGCCCGGCTGGACGGCCGCGTGACCCGCAACGCGTACGTCGGGGCGAACGGAATCGAGGTCGGAGGCGTGATCGGCGGCAACGCGAGGATGGCCGTCGGGAACACGGTCGTCAATCCAGGCCGGTGGATGGCGTCCGGCAGTCCCGGCCTGCGTTTCACGGGGGCCGGGAAGATCGCGGGTGACCTGACCCTCCAGCGTGCCGGGGCGAACGCAGAGGCCCTGCCTGCCGGGGTGGTGGGCGGGCAGGTCGTGTACGCCCCGGTGCAAGGCGTGACCGTTCAGGCCCGCCCGGGCGTGTTCGCCGGGTTCCTGAGCACCCTTGCCGGCGTTGTGCTTGCTGGACTGCTGCTGCTCTGGCTGGCCCGGCCCCGGCTGCAGGTCGTGTGGGACCGGTTGCGCGCTGCTCCCGGGGCGAGCCTCGGGTTCGGGACGCTGGGCGTGATCGGCCTGCCGGTCGGGGCTTTCCTGGCCCTGCTGGTCCTCGGGTTGGTGGCCGGCGCGTTGACCCTGCTGCGCCTGGGTGGCCTGGGCGTGCCGCTGGCGCTGTTCGGGACACCCGTGGTGCTGGGCGGCGCCGCCCTGATCGCCTGGGCTTCACTGCTGGGCGCGCAGGGGTTCGCGGCGTACCTGATGGGCACGTGGCTCATGCATGCCCTGCGGCCCCAGGCGGCCGCGACGCCGGTCCCCGCCACGCTCATCGGCGCGGTCCTGGTCGCCCTGCTGCTTCAGATTCCGGTGCTGGGCGCGCTCCTGACTCTGGGCGCCCTGCTTCTGAGCCTGGGGGCGTTCTGGCTGACGCTGAGTGGCCCTCCCCGGCGGCCGGGCGTTCCGCGGGTCGGCGCGCCGCAGGTCGCGTGATCGCCTTCCGGGCGCCCCGCGCGGCGGTGCCGGCTCTTCCACACCGGGTACAGGCTTCCACGTGCGGCCTTCAGGAGCCCGGATGAATGGCCGGGATCAGGCCTCAGGCCAGCGTTCCCCTGCCCAGTCTGGCCCGCCGTCACAGCCGGTTCGGGCCCAGCGCTTCCTGTCGCTGGGAACCCTGATCGGCCTCGGCGCGGGCGTGGGCATGACAGCCGGGATCTTGCTCGGCGACCTCGTGTTCGGGTTGCTGTGTGGCGCCGCGGCCGGAACGCTCGTGGGATCGGTGCTGGAGCTGTCAGGCGGACTCCGGTTGAACCGTCTGCAGGAGCATTCAACCCGGGCGGACTCGGAGAAGGGCCCAGCAGAGCGAGCCGGAGAGACACAGCTTCCCCAACCCCGTAGCCTGCGCTGGCTTCTCGGCTGCCTGCTCTTCCTGGGCGTCAGCGCACTGATCGGTGGGGTCGGGCTGGTCGGCCGTCCGTCGGGCGCGTGGCTGCACATCCCGCTGTCAGTGCTGCAATACTCGCCGTTCCGTGACTTCCTGATTCCCGGCGCGCTCCTCGGATCGGTCTTCGGGCTCGGCTCGCTCGGCGCGGTGCTGGCGCTGCGGCAGCGTCCGGTCTGGCCGGCGGGCACACGCCTCACGCGCTTCACAGGTGAGCACTGGTCCTGGAGCGCCGCGGTCGCGCTTGGTCTGGGACAGCTCGTGTGGATCGTCACGCAGGTCGTGATGGTGCGCGGCGTGGACGGGCTGCAGGTGGGATACGGTTCGCTCGGCGTGCTGATCGTGGTGCTGGCCTTCCGGCCGGACGTGCGGGCGGCCCTTGCCTTGCCCCGGACTCCCGGCATTCCACGGGGGAAGTCCCCATGAAACGGCGCCCGTTCGCCGAGCGGCACCCGCTATGGTTCGTGGCGCTACTGCAACTCGCCGTGACGGTGGTGTACGGACTGACCGGCGCCGCCGCGCAGATCGCCAGTCTGCCGGAAGGGTTCGTGAGCGTCACTGCCAACGTGGTCCTGGGACTGCTGGCGGCCGGGTTGCTGGGCCGACTGGGCTGGTGGGGCGCGGCCGGATACACGCGCCCGGTCCGGTCACGTGACCTGCTGTGGTTCCTGCCCCTGCTGCTGCCCGTCGCCTTCAGCGTCGCGGCAGGCACGGAGTTCCGGGGCCTGACCAGCACGGCGGGACTGCTGGTTTCGGCCCTGCTGATCGGTTTCACGGAGGAAACCATCTTCCGGGGCCTGATGCTCACCGCCCTGCGGGGCCGGGGAGTGTGGACGGCGGTAATCGTCACCTCCGTGCTGTTCGGGGGGTCGCACGTGCTGAACCTGCTCTCGGGACAGAGTGGCTCACAGATCCTGGTTCAGGTCGCCTACGCGCTGGCCGTGGGCTTCTGCTTCGCCGCCGTCGCCGTCCGGACCGCAGTGATCTGGCCGCTGGTGCCCGTGCACGCCCTGATCGACTTCGCCAGTTTCGCTGGACGCGACGGGGCCGCGCCCGCGTGGGACGCCGCCGCCGGTATCGGCCTCACCGTGGCTTTCGCGTTCTACGGCCTGTTCCTGATGCGGGGCAGGCAGCGTCCGGTCACCCTGGCAATCCCATGAAGTCCGGTCTTATCCCAGACAAGGGTTTCCCCGAGCACGCCGCGACCCGCCCCGCAGGCACGACCCGACTGGAGGTCCCCATGATGTGGAACACGTATCAAAGCTGGTTCTGGCCTGTCCTGACCGTGCTGTTTCTGATCCTTCTGAGCGTGGGCGTGGTGGTGTTCTCCCGCTGGTTCTCGAACAGCGTAGACCACGACGTCGGTCAGAACTCACAGCGGAGCGCGCTGAGCGTCGCTGCGGAACGTTTCGCGCGGGGCGAGATCACCGCCGAGGAATTTGAGTCCATCAGGCGGAGGCTACGGGCATGAGGGGGCACGGCCCTCCATTCCCGCACGGCGCGGTTGACCTGCCACAGTTTCAGGCCGGGCGCGGCCGAATGAACCCGCCGCAGGACGGCACGGCCGGGACCATGCGCGGCCTCACCACAGCGGCGGCCACGGAGTCGCGGACCGCGCACGGGCGCAACGTGTTCAGTGCCGGTCACCGAACTGGCGTGCTGGTGACGCTGCGGCAGGTGTTCACGGAACCGATGTTTCTGCTGCTGCTGCTGACCTGCGCGGTGTACCTCGGGCTGGGCCAGACGACGGAGGGGGCGACGCTGGGGGCGGCGCTGGTGGCGGTGGGCGGGATCTCGGTGTACCAGCAGCGTCGCAGCGACCGGGCCCTGGGAGCGCTGCGAGACCTGACGCAGCCCACCGCGCAGGTGTGGCGGGACGGCGCGCCCGTGACCCTCGCCATCGCCGATCTGGTGGTGGGGGACGTGCTGCTGGTCACCGAGGGGAGCCGCCTGCCGGCCGACGGCACCGTGCACGACCCCAACGACTTCACGGTGGACGAGGCAGTCCTGACCGGCGAATCGGTAACGGTCAGCAAGGCGGCCGGCGACGCGGTGTTCGCCGGGACGGGCGCCGCGACCGGCCGCGCGTGGATGACCGTGACGGCCGTGGGCGCGCAGACCGAACTGGGCCGGATCGGGCGCAGCCTGGAGACCATCCAGACCGTGAAGACGCCCCTGCAGGTGCAGATCAACACCTTCGTGCTGCGCATGGCGTGGATCGGGGTGGGGGCCTTCGTGCTGGTCTGCGGGGTCAATTACGCCCGCTCCGGGGACTGGGTGAGCGCCCTGCTGTTCGGGCTGACCCTGGCCATGGCTGTGCTGCCCGAGGAGATCCCGGTGGCGTTCAGTTCCTTCATGGCGCTGGGCGCCGCCCGCCTCGGCCGGCTGGGCGTGCTGACCCGGCAGCCGCAGACGGTCGAGAGCCTCGGCTCGGCCACCGTGATCTGCACGGACAAGACCGGCACCCTGACCCAGGAGGGCATGACCCTGCGGCAGGTCTACGACGCGGCCACGCAGACCCTGCTACCCGTACCCGGTGCGGGCGCCGCGAGTGCGGTGCTCGTCTCGGCGCGACTGGCGAGCGAGACCGCGCCGTTCGACCCGATGGAGCGGGCCATCGCCGTGGCGTACGTGGCCGCCGGTCCGGCCGGCGCGCAGACGCTGGCGCCCATGATCCATGAGTACCCGCTGGGCGGCGTGCCCCCGATGATGACCCACGTCCGGCAGGCGGCCGGTCAGGCCATGACCGTGACGGCCAAGGGCGCGGTCGAGCGCATCCTGGGGGTGTGCCGCGCGGACACCGCCACGTCGGCGCGCGTCCGTGAGGTGGCCCGGGAACTCTCGGCGCAGGGGTACCGCGTGCTGGGCGTCGCGCAGGCCACGCCCACGCCGGGCGGCTTCCCGGAGCGGCAGGACGACTTCGCGTGGACGCTGTCCGGCCTGATCGCGCTGGAGAACCCGCCCAAGGCCAATGCCGGCGCCGTGATCCGCGCGTTCGGGGAGGCCGGGATCGTGGTCAAACTGATCACCGGCGACTCGCCCGAGACGGCGCAGGCCATCGCCCGGCAGGTCGGGATTCCGGCGGCCGGCACCGTCCTGACCGGCGAGCAGGTCATGGCCATGAAGCCGGACACCCTGCGGGGGCAGGCGGGCGCCACCGCCGTGTTCGCCCGGATGTTCCCGGAAGCGAAACTGCGCGTCGTGGAGGCCCTGAAGGCTGCGGGCGAGGTGGTCGCCATGACCGGCGACGGCGTGAACGACGCCCCGGCCCTCAAGGCGGCCCATATCGGCGTGGCGATGGGACAGCGCGGCAGTGAGGTCGCCCGGCAGGCCGCGTCCCTGGTGCTGGTGCGCGACGACCTGGGCGGCATGGTGGACGCCGTGGCGCAGGGCCGCCGCATCTACTCGAACCTGCAGAAGGCCGTCGCGTACATCGTCGCCATTCACATTCCGATCATCCTGACGGTGGCCGCGCCACTCCTGCTGGGCTGGCGGCTGGAGAACCTGCTGAGTCCCATCCATATCATCGTGCTGGAACTGGTGATGGGGCCGACCTGCTCGGTCGCCTTCGAGAACGAACCCGCCGAGCCCGGGCAGATGCGCCGCCCGCCGCGCCGGCTGAACGCCAGTTTCCTCGCCGGACGCGAGCTGGGCCGCAGCGTGGCGCAGGGCCTGGGCATCACGCTGGCCGTCCTGGGGATCTACCTCGCCGCCATGACCCAGGGGCAGGACGCGCCCGTGGTGCGCACCCTGGTCTTCACGACCCTGGTTCTGAGCAACATCCTGCTCGTGCTGGTGAGCCGCTCGTTCACCCTCTCGGCGGTGCGGACGCTGCGGACGCCCAACCGGGTGCTGTGGCTCCTGCTGGGACTGACGCTCGCGCTGCTGCTGACCACGCTCTTCTTCGGCCCCGCCCAGCGG
Proteins encoded in this region:
- a CDS encoding cation-translocating P-type ATPase, producing the protein MNPPQDGTAGTMRGLTTAAATESRTAHGRNVFSAGHRTGVLVTLRQVFTEPMFLLLLLTCAVYLGLGQTTEGATLGAALVAVGGISVYQQRRSDRALGALRDLTQPTAQVWRDGAPVTLAIADLVVGDVLLVTEGSRLPADGTVHDPNDFTVDEAVLTGESVTVSKAAGDAVFAGTGAATGRAWMTVTAVGAQTELGRIGRSLETIQTVKTPLQVQINTFVLRMAWIGVGAFVLVCGVNYARSGDWVSALLFGLTLAMAVLPEEIPVAFSSFMALGAARLGRLGVLTRQPQTVESLGSATVICTDKTGTLTQEGMTLRQVYDAATQTLLPVPGAGAASAVLVSARLASETAPFDPMERAIAVAYVAAGPAGAQTLAPMIHEYPLGGVPPMMTHVRQAAGQAMTVTAKGAVERILGVCRADTATSARVREVARELSAQGYRVLGVAQATPTPGGFPERQDDFAWTLSGLIALENPPKANAGAVIRAFGEAGIVVKLITGDSPETAQAIARQVGIPAAGTVLTGEQVMAMKPDTLRGQAGATAVFARMFPEAKLRVVEALKAAGEVVAMTGDGVNDAPALKAAHIGVAMGQRGSEVARQAASLVLVRDDLGGMVDAVAQGRRIYSNLQKAVAYIVAIHIPIILTVAAPLLLGWRLENLLSPIHIIVLELVMGPTCSVAFENEPAEPGQMRRPPRRLNASFLAGRELGRSVAQGLGITLAVLGIYLAAMTQGQDAPVVRTLVFTTLVLSNILLVLVSRSFTLSAVRTLRTPNRVLWLLLGLTLALLLTTLFFGPAQRLFGFAPVPAASLGWCALAALLGVGWIEGFKAAGRAWPRPPITQEPAPGA
- a CDS encoding polymer-forming cytoskeletal protein, with translation MQTSDLFRSAATGLIALTLGGGASAVEGRSGDTVTVARSETIQDDLYVAGNDVRIDGTVNGDLFVSGRTVTITGEVRGNVSGAGETLSLSGRVSQSARFAGSTVRIREGARIGRDLLAAGSEVVTAPGAVIGRDVAVGASQARLDGRVTRNAYVGANGIEVGGVIGGNARMAVGNTVVNPGRWMASGSPGLRFTGAGKIAGDLTLQRAGANAEALPAGVVGGQVVYAPVQGVTVQARPGVFAGFLSTLAGVVLAGLLLLWLARPRLQVVWDRLRAAPGASLGFGTLGVIGLPVGAFLALLVLGLVAGALTLLRLGGLGVPLALFGTPVVLGGAALIAWASLLGAQGFAAYLMGTWLMHALRPQAAATPVPATLIGAVLVALLLQIPVLGALLTLGALLLSLGAFWLTLSGPPRRPGVPRVGAPQVA
- a CDS encoding CPBP family intramembrane glutamic endopeptidase — translated: MKRRPFAERHPLWFVALLQLAVTVVYGLTGAAAQIASLPEGFVSVTANVVLGLLAAGLLGRLGWWGAAGYTRPVRSRDLLWFLPLLLPVAFSVAAGTEFRGLTSTAGLLVSALLIGFTEETIFRGLMLTALRGRGVWTAVIVTSVLFGGSHVLNLLSGQSGSQILVQVAYALAVGFCFAAVAVRTAVIWPLVPVHALIDFASFAGRDGAAPAWDAAAGIGLTVAFAFYGLFLMRGRQRPVTLAIP
- a CDS encoding SHOCT domain-containing protein produces the protein MKSGLIPDKGFPEHAATRPAGTTRLEVPMMWNTYQSWFWPVLTVLFLILLSVGVVVFSRWFSNSVDHDVGQNSQRSALSVAAERFARGEITAEEFESIRRRLRA